The following proteins come from a genomic window of Crassostrea angulata isolate pt1a10 chromosome 1, ASM2561291v2, whole genome shotgun sequence:
- the LOC128167072 gene encoding uncharacterized protein LOC128167072, with protein sequence MKVVAAILHLHGFIVIHSSGQLITSSSNFIKQGHVSDTKDLCVFSVHTLEIKSLGECALYCGMNLLCNAFDFCHFEGSLICRLRYGHAKLSNTTTQCELYEITTNKYCPNGFFLRAHGICKDDNLALHSPTTMSSVYADPVYAYQRLGNGSLAVNGEVRPDDTECAVTNEDLYPFLTIDLLDRFHVGRVVFTNRKTSEFRLHDLNVTVGTDGSNFGCFCGFFKGPGTSHQVVNMTCQETCRGRYVRLQIVSGREFLQLCEVEVYSICE encoded by the exons ATGAAAGTCGTGGCAGCAATTTTACATTTACACGGTTTTATAGTAATACATTCCTCAGGACAATTAATTACTTCATCTTCAAATTTCATCAAACAAGGGCATGTTTCCGATACCAAAGATCTATGTGTTTTCTCTGTCCACACCCTGGAAATCAAGTCTCTTGGGGAGTGTGCATTGTATTGTGGAATGAATCTTCTTTGTAACGCTTTTGATTTTTGCCATTTTGAAGGTTCCTTAATTTGTCGACTACGCTATGGACATGCTAAACTTTCAAACACCACTACACAATGTGAACTTTACGAAATCACAACG AACAAATACTGCCCCAATGGATTCTTCTTAAGAGCTCATGGAATATGCAAGGACG ATAATCTTGCACTGCACAGTCCAACAACAATGAGTTCGGTGTATGCCGATCCAGTATATGCATACCAGCGCCTTGGTAACGGTAGCCTCGCAGTGAATGGAGAAGTACGTCCAGATGATACCGAGTGTGCAGTAACAAATGAAGATCTCTATCCATTTTTAACAATTGATCTTTTGGACAGATTTCATGTTGGGCGTGTTGTTTTCACTAATAGAAAAACTTCAG AATTTAGATTGCATGACCTGAATGTAACAGTTGGGACGGACGGTTCAAACTTCGGTTGTTTCtgcggattttttaaaggaccGGGAACATCGCATCAGGTAGTGAACATGACATGCCAAGAAACGTGTAGAGGGCGCTATGTTCGTCTTCAGATTGTTTCCGGTCGTGAGTTTCTTCAGCTCTGTGAGGTAGAGGTCTACAGTATATGCGAATGA